One Alphaproteobacteria bacterium DNA segment encodes these proteins:
- the leuC gene encoding 3-isopropylmalate dehydratase large subunit, producing MAKPRTLFDKIWDAHVVHRQDDGTCVLYIDRHLVHEVTSPQAFEGLRMTGRKVRRPDLTVAVADHNVPTTDRSKGIEDPESRIQVETLAKNAHDFGVMHFGMDDIRQGIVHIIGPEQGLTQPGNTIVCGDSHTATHGAFGALAFGIGTSEVEHVLATQTLIQKPAKNMRISVDGQLPVGVTAKDVILAIIGKIGTAGGTGYVVEFAGNVIRELSMEGRMTVCNMTIEGGARAGLVAPDEKTFEYVKGRPYAPKGAQWDMAVNYWRTLPSDEGAKYDREVSLAAADIPPMVTWGTSPEDVLPITGAVPDPSSFADAAKKTAVERAIAYMGLKPGQKFLDVAIDKVFIGSCTNGRIEDLRAAAALAEKALAKGKKVAANVHAMVVPGSGLVKEQAEREGLDKVFKQAGFDWREPGCSMCLAMNADKLEPGQRCASTSNRNFEGRQGRGGRTHLVSPGMAAAAAFAGRLADVRDWQ from the coding sequence ATGGCTAAGCCGCGCACGCTGTTCGACAAGATCTGGGATGCCCACGTGGTCCACCGTCAAGACGACGGCACCTGCGTGCTTTATATCGATCGCCATCTCGTCCACGAGGTGACGTCGCCCCAGGCCTTCGAAGGTCTGCGCATGACCGGCCGCAAGGTCCGCCGTCCCGACCTCACCGTCGCCGTCGCTGACCACAACGTGCCGACGACCGATCGCTCCAAGGGCATCGAGGATCCGGAAAGCCGGATCCAGGTCGAAACCCTCGCCAAGAACGCGCATGATTTCGGCGTGATGCATTTCGGCATGGACGATATCCGCCAGGGCATCGTCCACATCATCGGGCCCGAACAGGGCCTGACGCAGCCGGGCAACACGATCGTGTGCGGCGACAGCCACACCGCGACGCATGGCGCGTTCGGCGCTTTGGCCTTCGGCATCGGCACGTCGGAGGTCGAGCACGTTCTGGCGACGCAGACGCTGATCCAGAAGCCGGCCAAGAACATGCGCATCTCGGTCGACGGGCAATTGCCGGTCGGCGTGACCGCGAAGGACGTGATCCTCGCGATCATCGGCAAGATCGGCACGGCCGGCGGTACCGGCTACGTCGTCGAATTCGCGGGCAACGTGATCCGCGAATTGTCGATGGAAGGCCGCATGACCGTCTGCAACATGACGATCGAAGGCGGCGCGCGTGCGGGCCTGGTGGCGCCGGACGAAAAGACGTTCGAATACGTCAAAGGCCGCCCCTACGCGCCCAAGGGCGCGCAGTGGGACATGGCCGTCAATTACTGGCGCACGCTGCCGTCGGACGAAGGGGCGAAATACGATCGCGAGGTTTCGCTCGCCGCCGCCGACATCCCGCCGATGGTCACCTGGGGCACCTCGCCCGAAGACGTGCTGCCGATCACCGGCGCCGTGCCCGATCCGTCGTCCTTCGCCGATGCGGCGAAGAAGACGGCGGTCGAGCGCGCCATCGCCTATATGGGCCTGAAGCCCGGCCAGAAATTCCTCGACGTTGCGATCGACAAGGTCTTCATCGGCTCGTGCACCAACGGCCGCATCGAAGATCTTCGCGCCGCCGCCGCCTTGGCCGAGAAAGCGCTCGCCAAGGGCAAGAAGGTCGCTGCGAACGTCCACGCGATGGTCGTGCCCGGTTCCGGCCTCGTCAAGGAACAGGCCGAACGCGAAGGCCTCGACAAGGTGTTCAAGCAAGCGGGCTTCGACTGGCGCGAGCCGGGCTGCTCGATGTGCCTCGCGATGAACGCTGACAAGCTCGAACCCGGCCAGCGTTGCGCGTCGACCTCGAACCGCAATTTCGAAGGCCGTCAGGGTCGCGGCGGGCGCACGCATCTGGTCAGCCCCGGCATGGCCGCTGCGGCGGCGTTCGCCGGCCGCTTGGCCGACGTGCGCGACTGGCAGTGA
- the rpsP gene encoding 30S ribosomal protein S16, with protein MAVKIRMSRGGAKNRPHYKIVVADSRYARDGRFIEKIGYYDPMLPKENDKRVVIDVERAKHWLSKGAQPSDRVTLFLAALGLAEKPAIRETPKKSAPKKKAQERAKEAAAKAEAAPAA; from the coding sequence ATGGCCGTTAAAATTCGTATGAGCCGCGGCGGTGCGAAGAACCGCCCGCACTACAAGATCGTCGTCGCCGACTCGCGCTACGCGCGCGACGGCCGCTTCATCGAGAAGATCGGTTACTACGATCCGATGCTGCCGAAGGAAAACGACAAGCGCGTCGTGATCGACGTCGAGCGCGCCAAGCATTGGCTGTCGAAGGGCGCGCAGCCTTCCGACCGCGTGACGCTGTTCCTCGCGGCCCTGGGCCTCGCCGAGAAGCCCGCGATCCGCGAAACGCCGAAGAAGTCCGCGCCGAAGAAGAAGGCGCAGGAGCGTGCGAAGGAAGCCGCGGCCAAGGCGGAAGCCGCTCCGGCGGCCTAA
- the leuD gene encoding 3-isopropylmalate dehydratase small subunit, translating into MDKFTVLTGVAAPLPIVNVDTDMIIPKQHLKTIKRTGLGVALFEEMRYDMNGKENPDFVLNKPAYRKAQIIVAGDNFGCGSSREHAPWALLDFGIRCVISTSFADIFYNNCFKNGILPVKVSKEDLDKLMDDASRGSNSTLTVDLEKQEIKGPDGGTVKFEIDPFRRKCLLEGLDDIGLTLQHAADIDAYEAKGKTTQPWLHAAKA; encoded by the coding sequence ATGGATAAATTCACCGTTCTGACCGGCGTTGCCGCACCGCTGCCGATCGTCAATGTCGACACCGACATGATCATCCCCAAGCAGCATCTCAAGACGATCAAGCGCACGGGGCTTGGCGTCGCGCTGTTCGAGGAGATGCGCTACGACATGAACGGCAAGGAAAACCCGGATTTCGTGCTGAACAAGCCGGCCTATCGCAAGGCGCAGATCATTGTCGCCGGCGACAATTTCGGCTGCGGCTCGTCGCGCGAACACGCGCCCTGGGCGCTGCTCGATTTCGGCATTCGCTGCGTGATCAGCACGTCCTTCGCCGATATTTTCTACAACAACTGCTTCAAGAACGGGATCCTGCCGGTCAAGGTCTCGAAGGAAGATCTCGACAAGCTGATGGACGACGCCAGCCGCGGCTCGAACTCCACGCTGACGGTCGATCTGGAAAAGCAGGAGATCAAGGGCCCGGACGGCGGCACGGTGAAGTTCGAAATCGACCCCTTCCGCCGCAAATGCCTGCTCGAAGGCCTCGACGATATCGGCCTGACGCTGCAGCACGCGGCCGATATCGACGCCTACGAGGCGAAGGGCAAGACGACGCAGCCCTGGCTGCACGCGGCCAAGGCTTGA
- a CDS encoding RDD family protein, with translation MALPLPVGGATFAVAPFGRRVAALCVDAAILTVVLWALAIAVRGVLGLPAFTVAPWIDPAVVEIDRQQVTVEDQRMFDNSGHRRVEFHVETRRYEDGTVRVYSVGEGVNTYDDGRVEPVRSELLIARNFRGLVQLIAAQFVLFALPFAYYAAFEASRRQATPGKILLGLKVVDLAGNRLSAVRALGRQFLKICEIVSTGFGYVLGCLNGSGQAFHDILAGTRVVPAQTK, from the coding sequence ATGGCGCTGCCGCTGCCCGTTGGCGGCGCCACCTTCGCGGTGGCGCCGTTCGGGCGGCGTGTGGCGGCTTTGTGCGTTGATGCGGCGATTTTGACCGTCGTGCTGTGGGCTTTGGCGATCGCCGTGCGCGGCGTGCTGGGGTTGCCGGCCTTCACCGTGGCGCCGTGGATCGATCCGGCGGTCGTCGAAATCGACCGCCAGCAAGTGACGGTCGAAGATCAGCGCATGTTCGACAATAGCGGCCATCGCCGCGTCGAATTCCATGTCGAAACGCGCCGCTACGAAGACGGCACGGTGCGCGTCTATTCGGTGGGCGAGGGCGTCAATACGTATGACGACGGGCGCGTCGAACCCGTGCGCAGCGAGCTTTTGATCGCGCGCAATTTCCGCGGCCTCGTCCAGTTGATCGCCGCGCAATTCGTCTTGTTCGCGCTGCCCTTCGCCTATTACGCGGCGTTCGAAGCTTCGCGCCGTCAAGCCACACCGGGCAAGATTCTGCTGGGCCTGAAGGTCGTCGATCTCGCCGGCAACCGCTTGAGCGCGGTACGCGCGCTCGGCCGCCAGTTTCTGAAAATCTGCGAAATCGTCTCGACCGGGTTCGGTTATGTGCTGGGCTGCCTCAACGGTTCGGGACAAGCGTTCCACGATATTCTGGCGGGCACGCGCGTCGTGCCGGCCCAGACGAAATAG
- the rimM gene encoding ribosome maturation factor RimM, whose translation MSATSPGKRVLVGAIASAHGVRGEVKIKSFTGKPADVAGYGPVSDESGKRRFDIRKVGIVRGLVIAKLSGVEDRDAAEALRGMRLYVDRDALGTKPKGSGRSKELWFHADLIGLEAKDTQGRVLGKVTSVQNYGAGDILEVADEAGETRLLPFTKRVVTEVDVAAGTITVDPPQWTEAKPDEDDSESRADEGNE comes from the coding sequence TTGTCCGCCACTTCACCGGGGAAGCGGGTTCTGGTCGGGGCCATCGCGTCGGCGCACGGTGTGCGCGGCGAGGTCAAGATCAAGAGCTTCACCGGCAAGCCGGCGGATGTCGCGGGTTACGGCCCCGTCTCGGACGAGAGCGGCAAGCGCCGCTTCGACATCCGGAAGGTCGGCATCGTTCGCGGTCTGGTGATCGCGAAACTGTCGGGGGTCGAGGATCGCGACGCGGCGGAAGCTTTACGCGGCATGCGGCTCTATGTGGACCGCGACGCGCTGGGCACGAAGCCGAAGGGTTCGGGACGATCGAAGGAACTTTGGTTCCATGCCGATCTGATCGGACTCGAAGCGAAGGACACGCAAGGGCGCGTCCTGGGCAAGGTGACCTCGGTGCAGAACTACGGCGCCGGGGACATTCTGGAGGTGGCGGACGAAGCGGGCGAAACCCGGCTTCTGCCCTTCACCAAAAGAGTGGTGACGGAAGTGGACGTCGCGGCGGGCACGATCACGGTCGACCCGCCCCAATGGACCGAAGCGAAGCCTGACGAGGATGATTCCGAGTCTCGGGCGGACGAAGGGAACGAATGA
- the trmD gene encoding tRNA (guanosine(37)-N1)-methyltransferase TrmD, whose amino-acid sequence MSTANDIGGSGKTGGTAAPWRAVVLTIFPDMFPGVLGQSLVGRALADGVWTLDAIDIRDFAFDRHRSVDDVPFGGGPGMVLKPDVVDAALAAAIAKAPENAPVLYLSPRGARFDQERARALAAAPGVVLLCGRFEGVDQRVLDKRQVAELSLGDFVLSGGEPAAHCVLDACVRLLPGVLGACESLGEESFEDGLLEYPQYTRPASWDGRDVPSVLTSGHHANVKAWRRAQAEKITAERRPDLWAKRQAQTQH is encoded by the coding sequence ATGAGTACGGCGAACGACATCGGCGGATCGGGCAAGACGGGCGGCACAGCCGCGCCGTGGCGCGCGGTCGTGCTGACGATCTTCCCGGACATGTTCCCGGGCGTGCTGGGCCAGTCGCTGGTCGGCCGCGCCCTCGCCGATGGCGTGTGGACGCTGGACGCGATCGATATCCGCGATTTCGCCTTCGACCGCCACCGCTCGGTGGACGACGTTCCCTTCGGCGGCGGGCCGGGCATGGTTTTGAAGCCCGACGTCGTCGATGCCGCACTCGCGGCCGCCATCGCCAAAGCTCCGGAAAATGCCCCCGTCCTTTACCTAAGCCCGCGCGGCGCGCGTTTCGATCAGGAACGCGCGCGCGCTTTGGCGGCAGCCCCCGGCGTGGTGCTGCTGTGCGGGCGGTTCGAAGGTGTCGATCAGCGCGTGCTCGACAAGCGCCAGGTGGCCGAGCTCTCGCTCGGCGATTTCGTGTTGTCGGGCGGCGAGCCGGCGGCGCATTGCGTCCTCGACGCGTGCGTTCGTTTGCTGCCGGGCGTGCTGGGCGCTTGCGAATCGCTGGGCGAGGAAAGCTTCGAGGACGGTCTGCTCGAATACCCGCAATACACGCGCCCCGCTTCGTGGGACGGCCGCGACGTGCCGTCCGTGCTGACCAGCGGCCACCACGCCAATGTCAAAGCCTGGCGTCGCGCCCAGGCCGAAAAAATCACCGCCGAACGCCGGCCCGATCTGTGGGCCAAGCGTCAGGCGCAAACCCAACACTAG
- the rplS gene encoding 50S ribosomal protein L19: protein MSFIIEQIEKAEIAKLTATAKKVPDFGPGDTLRVAVKVQEGTRERLQIFEGVCIARKNSGLNSNFTVRKISFGEGVERVFPLYSPRLGGIEVVRRGAVRRAKLYYLRGRTGKAARIVEKSGNNTAATAADMSAADLEAAADAKA, encoded by the coding sequence ATGTCGTTCATCATCGAGCAGATCGAGAAGGCGGAAATCGCCAAGCTCACGGCGACCGCGAAGAAGGTCCCCGATTTCGGCCCCGGCGATACGCTGCGCGTCGCCGTGAAGGTGCAGGAAGGGACGCGCGAGCGTCTTCAGATTTTCGAAGGCGTGTGCATCGCGCGCAAGAATTCGGGTCTCAACTCCAACTTCACCGTGCGCAAGATCTCGTTCGGCGAAGGCGTGGAGCGCGTGTTCCCGCTCTACTCGCCGCGCCTGGGCGGCATCGAAGTCGTGCGCCGCGGTGCGGTGCGTCGCGCGAAGCTGTACTATCTGCGCGGTCGCACGGGTAAGGCCGCGCGTATCGTCGAGAAGTCGGGCAACAACACCGCCGCGACGGCCGCCGACATGTCGGCCGCCGATCTGGAAGCGGCGGCCGACGCCAAGGCGTAA